The Apodemus sylvaticus chromosome 4, mApoSyl1.1, whole genome shotgun sequence nucleotide sequence tttaaaaagtattagttAGATTCGGTGGAAGGACTAGTCAAAAGCCCAGGAGAATAGGAGAATACCTTCATCTTGGAAACAAGTGTCAAGGGGATCTAAGATAAGGATgtctttaaaaaggaataaaaatcaaACTTGGAGTTAATTCTCTTCTCCCCTTATTCCACTCTCAGTCCTTCATACTCATCCATACCTTTCTAGTTGCCAGTTTCGgtgttttaatataaaatgtctcaatttttctgtttgttttcaggcTCTTCAAATCACCTAAGATGTCTTTCATTGATCAACAGTGCAAGCAACCATGTGTGCCACCCCCATGTCTTCAAAAGGCCCAAGAGAAGTGCCAGGCACAAGCTGAGGAGGTGTGTGTCTCCTCATGTCAGGACCCCTGTCAAGATAAATGTCCACAACAAGCTCAGGATGTGTGTGCTTCTCAGTGCCAGGAGTTAAGCCAAGGAAACTGCCCACAACAAGGCCAAGATCCATGTCTACCTCCCAGCCAAGACCAGTGCCTTCCTCAAAGTGCAGAGCCATGCCAGGAGCTAGCACAAACAAAATGTGTGCAGGAGTTCCCACAGAAGGTACAGGAGAAGTGTTCTTCCCAGAGCAAGGGAAAGTAACTGCTCCAGTGCCATCTGGAGTCGAGAAGCTGGCCAACAGAAGAAAATACAACCCCAGTCCTTCTCCTGTGGGTATCTCTGTATAAGATACTGTCTTGTCTCCTGACTTCCTCAGTATTCCAGGACTTGGTCTGTACCTCTGAAGATGGTTCTCTGTATTTTATTAACCTCTGTGAATAAGTGTTCTCAGCAACTGGCAGACGGTCAAGACTATAGGAGTGGTGTGTGTGGTTATTGAGGCAGACCATGAAAGCCTAACACAGCACTCCTGGGGCAAAACTTCACTCAGCCCCTGGTACATAATGGTCAAGGATGCCTTCGTTCATCTTTCAGAGTGCAAGTCTCTTTCAAGCCTCCAGAGAATCTGAATTTAATGGCTTTACCACTGCTACAATGGGTATTAAGAAGTTGGTGAtactacaaaattaaaaatggtttaattttgtttctgCATCTTAACAAAAAAAGTGGCTGAATATTATGATGTGGTCTGTGCTTTATAACAttcaaacaaaatgttttaaaagactgaattcaAACAGCCAATAAGAAGCACAAGTTGGGATCTTTCATTCTTTGTCAGTCTTTGTGCTTTGTAGATGATATGCTTTGGACCATTTGTTTTGAGAGGGCTTTGGATACTGTGACTggtctttagtttgtgtttctgtgatagCAGCTGgcttctctccagcttccttgCCTTTCCCCCTTGGTGgaagtaaaatatataataaagctCTTCCTAAGGCTGATTTCTGATGTGATGTCTCTTTTTCTtacctctgctttctctctgggaATTATATTCTCCTTTTGGAAGTAAATCtgtagaaagaatgaaaacatatCTCACAGATGCACAAAACAGCAGCAGAAAGATCTCCTTCGGATCACATAGACCAGCCCCAACACAACCTCTCCAGGCTCATTTGCACACACTTCACATATTAGAAAATGTAGCAAAAGCTGAGTCCTTCCCATGCTGAAAGTCTCAGGAACAGGTTCTTTCCACAATAGTCTATTGGTTCATTGACGTGGTTTCCAGAGAGAAGGGCtcaaacagagggagagaaattgTGCATGGAAGAGCTACCCAAATAAACCCATGGAGAGCTACAAATAGCAGAGAGAAATAAAGGTGCTTCTGAGATTAACACAACGTGAGAACCAAAATTGTTGGTCCTGTCATTTGGCCAGATTTCAGTAAAACTAATATAGGTGACCTGGTTGTATTCTGGTGCTCCTCCACCTAAGGACAAAACACAGCCATGAACATGTGTATAAGGACCAAGGAGGCGCTGCACTAACATGAATGAGCCAAAGGCCAGCTCTTCATTTCTTCATGAATGTCCTGATCTGGTCTGTGGGAAATATGTATAAAGGTTTGGCCTTAGAGTAGAACAGGAGCTCCTTACCCAACCCTGCCTTCTCCCTCCACAGTCCtgagagaaggagatggagggcCATTTGGAGAACACCTGTTACTTGC carries:
- the Prr9 gene encoding proline-rich protein 9 produces the protein MSFIDQQCKQPCVPPPCLQKAQEKCQAQAEEVCVSSCQDPCQDKCPQQAQDVCASQCQELSQGNCPQQGQDPCLPPSQDQCLPQSAEPCQELAQTKCVQEFPQKVQEKCSSQSKGK